One Williamsia phyllosphaerae DNA segment encodes these proteins:
- a CDS encoding MerR family transcriptional regulator, whose product MTTTTDPLLVGGSDDERTYGIAEVSTITGLTPDTLRWYEREGMVPPIPRGGDRRRRYTDRYIGAITLLVRLRETGLPVADMRRFAQLIEGGPDTHPERLAILLAHRARIAERRRLIDETSDALENKIRHYTGLIESGGECTAADRSAQRGS is encoded by the coding sequence GTGACCACAACCACCGATCCGCTGCTCGTCGGCGGCTCCGACGACGAGCGCACCTACGGCATCGCCGAGGTCTCGACCATCACCGGTCTGACGCCCGACACGTTGCGCTGGTACGAGCGCGAGGGCATGGTGCCGCCGATCCCTCGCGGCGGCGATCGGCGTCGGCGCTACACCGACCGCTACATCGGTGCGATAACCCTGCTCGTGCGGCTGCGCGAGACCGGGCTGCCCGTGGCCGACATGCGCCGATTCGCCCAGCTGATCGAGGGCGGGCCCGACACCCACCCGGAACGTCTGGCGATCCTGCTCGCGCACCGGGCGCGAATCGCCGAGCGGCGCAGACTGATCGACGAGACCAGCGACGCACTCGAGAACAAGATCAGGCATTACACCGGCCTGATCGAATCCGGCGGCGAATGCACCGCCGCCGACCGTTCCGCACAGAGAGGCTCATGA
- a CDS encoding alpha-E domain-containing protein, which yields MMLARNAESLYWIGRYVERADDTARILDVAVHQLLEDATVDPDRTCRLVLQVLGMEPPADVDKLDVWSLTERVAYDKKGHGSIVDCIGAGRENARGAREVTSSEMWECLNTTYNGLTEAERAARKLGPYEFLSYVKNRAAMFAGLADATLSRDDGYRFLLLGRSIERVDMTIRMLLSRAGDRSGSPAWVTVLRSAGAHDTYLRTYRGALDASRVVEFMLLDRLFPRSVFHAITLAEESLMELDNRPNSRVGARAEAQRLLGRARSSLEFMQPGLLLDDLQDRLLALQETCRDLNEAVTLQYFHVTPYVAWADVRASSAEDHFIEESEL from the coding sequence ATGATGTTGGCGCGTAACGCCGAGTCGCTGTACTGGATCGGCAGGTACGTCGAGCGGGCCGACGACACCGCCCGGATCCTCGACGTCGCGGTGCACCAGCTGCTCGAGGACGCCACCGTCGACCCCGACCGCACCTGTCGGCTGGTCCTGCAGGTGTTGGGCATGGAGCCGCCCGCCGACGTCGACAAGCTCGACGTCTGGTCGCTGACCGAACGCGTGGCCTACGACAAGAAGGGCCACGGATCGATCGTCGACTGCATCGGCGCCGGCCGTGAGAACGCCCGTGGCGCACGGGAGGTCACGTCCAGCGAGATGTGGGAATGCCTCAACACCACCTACAACGGACTCACCGAGGCCGAGCGGGCCGCTCGCAAACTGGGTCCCTACGAGTTCCTCTCCTACGTGAAGAACCGGGCGGCGATGTTCGCCGGACTCGCCGACGCCACCCTCAGTCGCGACGACGGTTACCGGTTCCTGCTGCTCGGCCGATCCATCGAGCGCGTGGACATGACCATCCGGATGCTGTTGTCGCGTGCCGGGGACCGGTCGGGATCACCCGCCTGGGTCACCGTCCTGCGATCGGCCGGAGCGCACGACACCTATCTACGCACCTACCGCGGCGCGCTGGACGCCAGCCGCGTGGTCGAGTTCATGCTGCTCGACCGGCTGTTCCCGCGGTCGGTGTTTCACGCGATCACCCTCGCCGAGGAATCGCTGATGGAGCTCGACAACCGCCCCAACAGCCGCGTCGGCGCACGCGCCGAGGCGCAGCGCCTCCTGGGTCGCGCGCGCAGCTCGCTGGAGTTCATGCAGCCCGGTCTGCTGCTCGACGATCTGCAGGACCGGTTGTTGGCCCTGCAGGAGACCTGCCGGGATCTGAACGAGGCTGTGACACTGCAGTATTTCCACGTCACTCCGTATGTGGCATGGGCGGACGTCCGGGCGAGCTCCGCCGAGGACCACTTCATCGAGGAGAGTGAACTGTGA
- a CDS encoding M3 family metallopeptidase encodes MPTNPVLAPSPHIHGLPDFPSISDDDFVPAFDIAMADHLREVEAIAADTRPPTFANTIEALEQTGRGLAQAAGVFFNLVGPDTNPVRNAIAQELAPRLTEHGNTIALHGALFARIDTLYRTRDSLGLDEPSLRLLERRFRDAVRAGAALDDDGQRQMREISARLSTLTTTFSQYVLDDSNASAVLVDDAAALDGLSASAISAAADAATEAGHDGKYLLPLDLPTSQSALASLTDPETRRRVFEASVNRCSRGNEFDTRAMVLEITALRARSARLLGYRNHAEFVIAEQTAPDADAVQSFLSELVAAAMRAGGRELTRLHGSGSDPIAPSDITHRLAVEQRENSAVSLDDFGDYCELDRVLTDGVFAAARQLYGLRMVERPELPTYHPDVRTWEVFDADGVSVGLFLGDFFARPSKRGGAWMNNIVDQSQLLVAHPIVVNVLNLTKPQPGSPCLLSFDQLTTLFHEFGHALHGLLSAVRYPSQSGTNVPRDFVEFPSQVNEMWALHPTVLSGYARHHETGAPIPSELAEAAREATSVESAHSTIEYLAAAVLDLEWHRITADDEITDVEAFEARALASAGVASDLIPPRYRSAYFNHIFGGGYSAGYYSYIWSEVLDAETEQWFLANGGLTRANGQRFADTTLSRGDSVDPIAAHAELIGRSAEIEPLLARKGLVAAVG; translated from the coding sequence ATGCCGACCAACCCGGTGCTCGCGCCGAGCCCCCACATCCACGGACTGCCCGATTTCCCGTCCATCTCCGACGACGACTTCGTGCCCGCGTTCGACATCGCGATGGCCGACCACCTGCGCGAGGTGGAGGCCATCGCGGCCGACACCCGGCCGCCGACGTTCGCCAACACCATCGAGGCGTTGGAGCAGACCGGTCGGGGCCTCGCGCAGGCGGCGGGGGTGTTCTTCAATCTCGTGGGCCCGGACACCAATCCGGTCCGCAACGCCATCGCGCAGGAGCTCGCCCCGCGGCTGACCGAACACGGGAACACCATCGCGTTGCACGGGGCCCTGTTCGCTCGCATCGACACGCTGTACCGCACACGTGACTCCCTCGGCCTCGACGAGCCGTCACTGCGCCTGCTGGAGCGGCGTTTTCGCGATGCCGTACGTGCCGGCGCCGCCCTCGACGACGACGGGCAGCGACAGATGCGGGAGATCTCCGCGCGGCTGTCGACGTTGACGACGACCTTCTCGCAGTACGTGCTCGACGACAGCAACGCGAGCGCGGTGCTCGTCGACGACGCGGCCGCCCTCGACGGACTGTCGGCGTCGGCCATCTCGGCGGCGGCCGACGCGGCGACCGAGGCGGGCCACGACGGGAAGTATCTGCTGCCCCTCGACCTGCCCACGAGCCAGTCGGCCCTGGCCTCGTTGACCGATCCGGAGACCCGCAGGCGGGTGTTCGAGGCGTCGGTGAACCGGTGCTCGCGCGGCAACGAATTCGACACCCGCGCCATGGTCCTGGAGATCACCGCACTGCGCGCACGCAGCGCCCGTCTGCTCGGATACCGCAACCACGCCGAGTTCGTCATCGCCGAGCAGACCGCCCCGGACGCCGACGCGGTGCAGTCGTTCCTGTCCGAACTCGTCGCCGCCGCGATGCGCGCCGGGGGACGTGAACTGACCCGGCTGCACGGATCGGGCTCCGACCCGATCGCGCCGTCGGACATCACCCACCGGCTCGCGGTCGAACAGCGGGAGAACTCGGCGGTCTCGCTCGACGACTTCGGTGACTACTGCGAACTCGACCGCGTCCTGACCGACGGGGTGTTCGCCGCGGCGCGGCAACTCTACGGGCTGCGGATGGTCGAACGTCCGGAGCTGCCGACCTACCACCCTGATGTGCGTACGTGGGAGGTGTTCGACGCCGACGGGGTGTCGGTGGGCCTGTTCCTCGGCGACTTCTTCGCGCGGCCCAGCAAGCGGGGCGGAGCGTGGATGAACAACATCGTCGACCAGTCGCAGCTCCTGGTCGCCCATCCGATCGTCGTCAACGTGCTCAATCTGACCAAGCCGCAACCCGGTTCGCCGTGCCTGCTCTCGTTCGACCAGCTCACCACGCTGTTCCACGAGTTCGGTCACGCGCTGCACGGACTGCTCTCGGCGGTCCGCTACCCGTCGCAGTCGGGCACCAACGTCCCGCGTGACTTCGTCGAGTTCCCCTCGCAGGTCAACGAGATGTGGGCGCTGCACCCGACCGTTCTGTCCGGGTACGCCCGGCACCACGAGACCGGTGCGCCCATACCGTCCGAACTCGCCGAGGCCGCCCGCGAGGCCACCTCGGTCGAATCCGCGCACAGCACCATCGAATACCTGGCCGCGGCGGTCCTCGACCTAGAGTGGCACCGGATCACCGCCGACGACGAGATCACCGATGTGGAGGCCTTCGAGGCGCGGGCGCTCGCGTCGGCAGGTGTCGCCAGCGACCTCATCCCACCGCGCTATCGCAGCGCCTACTTCAACCACATCTTCGGCGGCGGGTACTCGGCCGGCTACTACTCCTACATCTGGTCGGAGGTGCTCGACGCGGAGACCGAGCAGTGGTTCCTCGCCAACGGTGGTCTCACCCGCGCCAACGGGCAACGGTTCGCCGACACCACCCTCTCCCGCGGCGACAGCGTGGATCCCATTGCCGCGCACGCCGAACTCATCGGGCGGAGCGCGGAGATCGAGCCGCTGCTGGCGCGCAAGGGGCTGGTCGCCGCGGTCGGCTGA
- a CDS encoding type II toxin-antitoxin system PemK/MazF family toxin: MANWTSVALRLARQHGPRIYRELQRSGALDKGKAAITARMNGGAATPTAAPGPQGRPVADTDRPTADRARRIEYSPALDGAADPGEIVWTWVAFEEDASQGKDRPVLVVGRDGSTLLGLMLSSQGHRADDPNWLEIGTGNWDGGGSGSAHKVSYIRLDRVLDVPEQGIRREGAILDRSRFDAVADRLRREYGWS; the protein is encoded by the coding sequence ATGGCGAACTGGACCTCCGTGGCACTCCGACTGGCACGTCAGCACGGGCCGCGCATCTACCGCGAACTACAGCGCTCGGGCGCTCTCGACAAGGGCAAGGCCGCGATCACCGCCCGGATGAACGGCGGGGCCGCGACACCCACCGCCGCCCCGGGGCCGCAGGGACGCCCGGTCGCCGACACCGATCGTCCGACGGCCGACCGCGCGCGCCGCATCGAGTACAGCCCCGCACTCGACGGGGCCGCCGACCCCGGCGAGATCGTCTGGACGTGGGTGGCCTTCGAGGAGGACGCCTCGCAGGGCAAGGACCGTCCGGTGCTGGTCGTCGGGCGCGACGGGTCCACGCTGCTCGGCCTGATGCTGTCGAGCCAGGGGCATCGCGCCGACGACCCGAACTGGCTCGAGATCGGCACCGGCAACTGGGACGGCGGCGGCTCCGGATCGGCCCACAAGGTCAGCTACATCCGACTCGACCGTGTCCTCGACGTCCCCGAACAGGGCATCCGACGCGAGGGCGCGATCCTCGACCGTTCCCGCTTCGACGCGGTCGCGGACCGTCTGCGCCGCGAGTACGGCTGGAGCTGA
- a CDS encoding transglutaminase family protein — MSWRLRVVHSTGFAYNAPVTSSYNEARLTPRSDNRQNVIVNRVETVPATRSYRYTDYWGTAVTAFDLHAPHEELEVSGSSVVETEAGNRPTESEQTDWDDLKTEYVIDRFDEVLGKTDYVPRNRQLAATARKLSKGLDPSAAVVAICSWVHSEMQYVPGTTGVHTSAVDAWSERKGVCQDYAHLTLLMLRSLGIPARYVSGYLHPSRDAAIDQVVEGQSHAWIEAWTGTWWGYDPTNDVPINEQHVSVGIGRDYSDVPPLKGIYTGGGATDLDVVVEITRLA, encoded by the coding sequence GTGAGCTGGCGCCTGCGGGTCGTGCATTCCACCGGATTCGCCTACAACGCACCGGTCACCTCGTCGTACAACGAGGCGCGTCTGACGCCGCGCAGCGACAACCGGCAGAACGTGATCGTCAACCGCGTCGAGACGGTGCCCGCGACGCGTTCGTACCGCTACACCGACTACTGGGGCACCGCGGTCACCGCCTTCGATCTCCATGCGCCCCATGAGGAGCTGGAGGTGTCGGGTTCGTCGGTGGTCGAGACCGAGGCGGGTAATCGGCCGACCGAGTCCGAGCAGACCGACTGGGACGACCTCAAGACCGAGTACGTGATCGACCGGTTCGACGAGGTCCTCGGCAAGACCGACTACGTGCCCCGTAACCGGCAACTCGCGGCGACGGCCCGCAAGCTGTCCAAGGGCCTGGACCCGAGCGCCGCGGTCGTGGCGATCTGCAGCTGGGTGCACTCGGAGATGCAGTACGTGCCCGGCACCACCGGCGTGCACACCAGTGCCGTCGACGCGTGGAGCGAACGCAAGGGCGTGTGCCAGGACTACGCGCATCTCACGTTGCTGATGCTGCGCAGCCTCGGGATCCCGGCCCGGTACGTCTCGGGGTATCTGCACCCGAGCCGCGACGCCGCCATCGACCAGGTCGTCGAGGGTCAGAGCCATGCCTGGATCGAGGCCTGGACCGGCACGTGGTGGGGATACGACCCCACCAACGACGTGCCGATCAACGAGCAGCACGTGTCGGTCGGCATCGGTCGCGACTATTCCGACGTCCCTCCGCTGAAGGGCATCTACACCGGCGGCGGGGCAACCGATCTCGACGTGGTCGTGGAGATCACCCGCCTGGCCTAG
- a CDS encoding alpha/beta hydrolase family protein has protein sequence MATQDSPTNPGATEPLAGDGIVGVLHRPARTPIATAVLTHGAGGNHDGLLLRQLGDTLSARGVLVARIDLPYRQKRPKGPPSPSGSARDRDGIARACVLLRAMGTGPLIVGGHSYGGRQASMVVADDASVADGLLLTSYPLHPPGKPDRLRVEHLPRITRPVVVVHGPSDPFATTDELAAAVALIPAPTTVVEITGTGHDLRPDRKPTAELTAEAVLSHLVGRRTD, from the coding sequence GTGGCCACGCAGGACAGTCCGACGAATCCCGGGGCGACCGAACCGCTCGCCGGCGACGGAATCGTCGGTGTGCTGCATCGTCCCGCCCGCACACCGATCGCGACCGCGGTGCTCACCCACGGTGCGGGTGGCAACCACGACGGGCTGCTGCTCCGCCAACTCGGGGACACGCTGAGCGCCCGCGGGGTCCTGGTCGCGCGGATCGATCTCCCGTACCGACAGAAACGCCCCAAGGGGCCGCCCAGCCCGTCCGGATCGGCGCGTGACCGGGACGGCATCGCGCGGGCCTGCGTCCTGCTGCGGGCGATGGGAACCGGTCCGCTGATCGTCGGGGGCCACTCCTACGGCGGCAGACAGGCGTCGATGGTCGTCGCCGACGACGCCTCGGTGGCCGACGGGTTGCTGCTGACGTCGTATCCGCTGCACCCGCCGGGCAAGCCCGACCGTCTGCGCGTCGAGCACCTCCCCCGCATCACCCGGCCGGTCGTGGTCGTGCACGGTCCGTCGGATCCGTTCGCGACCACGGACGAACTCGCCGCCGCCGTCGCCCTGATCCCGGCACCGACGACTGTGGTGGAGATCACCGGGACCGGGCATGATCTGCGTCCCGATCGCAAGCCCACCGCCGAACTGACCGCCGAGGCCGTGCTGTCGCATCTCGTGGGTCGTCGGACCGATTAG
- the lepA gene encoding translation elongation factor 4, with protein sequence MSSIPSFADTTFTDPERIRNFCIIAHIDHGKSTLADRMLQLTGVVEARQMRAQYLDRMDIERERGITIKAQNVRLPWQVTTDGVSTDYVMHLIDTPGHVDFTYEVSRALEACEGAVLLVDAAQGIEAQTLANLYLAMDKDLTIIPVLNKIDLPAADPDRYAAEIAHIIGCDPDDILRVSGKTGAGVTELLDEIVKLIPAPVGDADGPTRAMIFDSVYDTYRGVVTYVRVVDGRLEPRVKVEMMSTGSTHECLEVGIVSPEPKASKGLGVGEVGYLITGVKDVRQSKVGDTITTARNGATDALTGYREPRPMVYSGLYPVDGSDYPDLRDALEKLQLNDAALTWEPETSVALGFGFRCGFLGLLHMEITRERLEREFDLDLISTAPNVVYRLVGEDGADMTVTNPSDWPDGKAQAIFEPIVKTTVIAPSEFVGTIMELCQSRRGELGGMDYLSETRVELRYTMPMAEIIFDFFDALKSRTRGYASLDYEEAGEQESALVKVDILLQGEAVDAFSAIVHKDGAFAYGNKMTLKLKELIPRQQFEVPIQAAVGSKIIARENIRAIRKDVLAKCYGGDISRKRKLLEKQKEGKKRMKTIGRVEVPQEAFVAALSSDAGNDKPKGK encoded by the coding sequence GTGAGTTCGATTCCCAGCTTTGCCGACACCACCTTCACCGATCCCGAACGGATCCGGAACTTCTGCATCATCGCCCACATCGACCACGGCAAGTCGACGCTGGCCGATCGCATGCTGCAGCTCACCGGTGTCGTCGAGGCGCGGCAGATGCGGGCGCAGTACCTCGACCGGATGGACATCGAGCGTGAGCGCGGCATCACCATCAAGGCGCAGAACGTGCGACTGCCGTGGCAGGTCACAACCGACGGCGTGAGCACCGACTACGTCATGCACCTCATCGACACCCCCGGACACGTCGACTTCACCTACGAGGTCTCGCGCGCCCTGGAGGCCTGCGAGGGAGCGGTGCTGCTGGTCGATGCGGCCCAGGGCATCGAGGCCCAGACCCTGGCCAACCTGTACCTGGCCATGGACAAGGACCTCACGATCATCCCGGTCCTCAACAAGATCGACCTGCCCGCCGCCGATCCCGACCGGTACGCCGCGGAGATCGCGCACATCATCGGCTGCGACCCCGACGACATCCTGCGCGTCTCGGGCAAGACCGGCGCGGGCGTCACCGAACTGCTCGACGAGATCGTGAAGCTGATCCCCGCCCCGGTCGGCGACGCCGACGGTCCGACACGGGCGATGATCTTCGACTCGGTCTACGACACCTACCGCGGCGTGGTCACCTACGTCCGCGTGGTCGACGGGCGTCTCGAGCCGCGGGTGAAGGTCGAGATGATGTCGACCGGGAGCACGCACGAATGCCTCGAGGTGGGGATCGTCTCGCCCGAGCCGAAGGCGTCGAAGGGCCTCGGGGTCGGCGAGGTCGGCTACCTCATCACCGGCGTCAAGGACGTCCGGCAGTCGAAGGTCGGCGACACGATCACGACTGCACGCAACGGCGCGACCGACGCGCTGACCGGATACCGCGAGCCCCGCCCGATGGTCTACTCCGGGCTGTACCCGGTCGACGGGTCGGACTACCCCGATCTGCGCGACGCGTTGGAGAAGTTGCAGCTCAACGATGCGGCGCTGACCTGGGAGCCCGAGACCTCGGTGGCGCTCGGGTTCGGATTCCGTTGCGGCTTCCTGGGTTTGCTGCACATGGAGATCACACGTGAGCGGCTCGAGCGGGAGTTCGACCTGGACCTGATCTCGACTGCGCCGAACGTCGTGTACCGACTCGTCGGGGAGGACGGTGCGGACATGACGGTGACCAACCCGTCGGACTGGCCGGACGGCAAGGCCCAGGCCATCTTCGAACCGATCGTGAAGACGACGGTGATCGCGCCGAGCGAGTTCGTCGGCACGATCATGGAGCTGTGCCAGTCCCGCCGCGGCGAACTCGGTGGCATGGACTACCTCTCGGAGACCCGCGTCGAGTTGCGCTACACGATGCCGATGGCCGAGATCATCTTCGACTTCTTCGACGCGCTGAAGTCCCGCACCCGCGGGTACGCCAGCCTCGACTACGAAGAGGCGGGCGAACAGGAATCGGCCCTGGTGAAGGTCGACATCCTGTTGCAGGGTGAGGCCGTCGACGCGTTCAGTGCGATCGTGCACAAGGACGGCGCGTTCGCCTACGGCAACAAGATGACGCTCAAGCTCAAGGAGCTCATCCCGCGCCAGCAGTTCGAGGTGCCGATCCAGGCCGCCGTGGGGTCGAAGATCATCGCGCGCGAGAACATCCGGGCGATCCGCAAGGACGTTCTCGCCAAGTGCTACGGCGGCGACATCAGCCGTAAGCGCAAGCTGCTCGAGAAGCAGAAGGAGGGCAAGAAGCGGATGAAGACCATCGGACGGGTCGAGGTCCCGCAGGAGGCCTTCGTCGCGGCGCTGTCGTCGGATGCGGGCAACGACAAGCCCAAGGGCAAATAG
- a CDS encoding aldo/keto reductase, with protein MTRQTPLGDGLTVSPLGFGAMAVAQVYGSVSHDQGLAALHSAIDQGMTFIDTANVYADGENERLVGEVLRDRRDEVTLATKFGIVGLSISGESRPTARGGHDYVLACCDESLARLGVDTIDLYYMHRRDVSVPIEETVGAMAELVAAGKVRHLGLSEVTADEIAAASAVHPIAAVQSEWSLWSRDVESSVVPAAVAHGVGFVPYSPLGRGFLTGTVATLSDNDFRNKIPRFAGANLDANAAVVDVVRGVAAELDATPAQVSLAWLLARATTMGIPSVPIPGTRNPARITENLGALSLSLTDAQITRLDAAADLVSGARSGDPNWVSQGRE; from the coding sequence ATGACGCGACAGACACCCCTGGGTGACGGACTCACCGTCAGCCCACTGGGATTCGGCGCCATGGCGGTCGCACAGGTCTACGGATCGGTGTCGCACGACCAGGGTCTCGCGGCCCTGCACAGCGCCATCGATCAGGGCATGACGTTCATCGACACCGCCAACGTCTACGCCGACGGCGAGAACGAGCGACTTGTCGGCGAGGTCCTCCGTGATCGACGCGACGAGGTCACGCTCGCAACCAAATTCGGCATCGTCGGGCTCTCGATCTCGGGAGAATCGCGTCCGACCGCCCGTGGCGGGCACGACTACGTGCTCGCGTGCTGCGACGAGAGCCTGGCGCGACTCGGTGTCGACACGATCGATCTGTACTACATGCACCGTCGCGATGTGTCGGTGCCGATCGAGGAGACCGTCGGCGCGATGGCCGAACTCGTCGCCGCGGGCAAGGTTCGCCATCTGGGCCTGTCCGAGGTGACCGCGGACGAGATCGCCGCCGCGAGTGCCGTGCACCCGATCGCCGCGGTGCAGAGCGAGTGGTCCCTGTGGTCGCGCGACGTGGAGAGCAGCGTGGTCCCCGCGGCCGTCGCACACGGCGTCGGCTTCGTGCCCTACTCCCCGCTGGGTCGCGGCTTCCTCACCGGGACGGTGGCAACCCTGTCCGACAACGACTTCCGCAACAAGATCCCGCGCTTCGCGGGCGCGAACCTCGACGCCAACGCCGCCGTGGTCGATGTGGTGCGTGGCGTGGCCGCCGAGCTCGACGCCACCCCGGCGCAGGTCAGCCTGGCCTGGTTGCTGGCCAGGGCGACCACCATGGGTATCCCTTCCGTCCCGATCCCGGGCACGCGCAACCCCGCCCGCATCACCGAGAACCTCGGCGCGCTGTCGTTGTCGTTGACCGACGCACAGATCACGCGACTCGACGCTGCCGCCGACCTCGTGTCCGGTGCGCGGTCGGGTGACCCGAACTGGGTATCGCAGGGCCGGGAGTGA
- a CDS encoding circularly permuted type 2 ATP-grasp protein, whose protein sequence is MSPGTSSENTDTRSSDNRTRPAKSSSGGAKKATPAAKAGKVAAPDRKPSAAPAARRTVGAKSARSTARSSDAPTKAAPAKKAASTKGTNGATGIFSGYAKGPYAEAFDEMFDGNSEVRAPYRGIHKALAPSDRADLNTRVDALGRAFIDQGITFSHSGQERPFPLDVVPRVISASEWAKLERGITQRVKALEMFLDDIYGEQEILRDGVVPKRLITSCEHFHRQAIGIKPPNGVRIHVAGIDLIRDEHGDFRVLEDNLRSPSGVSYVMENRRTMARVFPDLFSSHRVRAVADYSSQLLKALRASAAFNEADPNVVVLTPGVANSAYFEHSLLARQMGVELVEGRDLFCRDNVVYMRTTEGEQRVDVIYRRIDDDFLDPMQFRPDSMLGVAGLLNAARAGNVVISSAVGNGVGDDKLVYTYVPEIIQYYLGEKPSLGNVDTLRCWLDDEREEVLDRIDELVVKPVEGSGGYGIVFGPDATSEELDTLARKVRNDPRGWIAQPVVQLSTVPTKIGDKLQPRHVDLRPFAVNDGESVWVLPGGLTRVALPEGSLVVNSSQGGGSKDTWVLASRSSESERELGGEELVSGKDLPPSQQTEQGPEATAHQQKEQQQQQQQARSDMQFQSQEGTE, encoded by the coding sequence ATGAGCCCCGGAACCTCCTCCGAGAACACCGACACCCGGTCCTCGGACAATCGAACGCGTCCTGCCAAGTCGTCGTCTGGCGGCGCCAAGAAGGCCACCCCGGCCGCGAAGGCCGGGAAGGTCGCGGCCCCCGATCGCAAGCCGAGTGCCGCACCCGCCGCCCGCCGGACCGTGGGGGCCAAGAGCGCACGGTCGACGGCCAGATCCTCCGACGCCCCCACGAAAGCCGCCCCGGCGAAAAAGGCGGCCTCGACCAAGGGGACGAACGGCGCCACCGGGATCTTCTCGGGCTACGCCAAGGGCCCCTACGCCGAGGCCTTCGACGAGATGTTCGACGGCAACAGCGAGGTGCGCGCGCCGTACCGCGGGATCCACAAGGCGTTGGCGCCGTCGGACCGGGCTGATCTGAACACCCGCGTGGATGCGCTGGGCCGCGCGTTCATCGACCAGGGCATCACCTTCTCGCACTCCGGGCAGGAGCGTCCCTTCCCGTTGGACGTTGTGCCCCGGGTCATCTCGGCGAGTGAGTGGGCCAAACTCGAGCGAGGTATCACCCAACGCGTGAAGGCGCTGGAGATGTTCCTCGACGACATCTACGGCGAGCAGGAGATCCTTCGCGACGGGGTCGTCCCCAAACGATTGATCACCTCGTGCGAGCACTTCCACCGGCAGGCGATCGGGATCAAGCCGCCCAACGGGGTTCGTATCCACGTCGCGGGCATCGACCTGATCCGCGACGAGCACGGCGATTTCCGCGTCCTCGAGGACAACCTGCGGTCGCCGTCGGGTGTCTCGTACGTGATGGAGAACCGTCGCACGATGGCGCGTGTGTTCCCCGACCTGTTCTCCAGCCACCGGGTCCGTGCGGTCGCCGACTACTCCAGTCAGTTGCTCAAGGCGCTCCGTGCCTCCGCCGCGTTCAACGAGGCCGACCCGAATGTCGTTGTGCTGACACCAGGTGTCGCCAACTCCGCATACTTCGAGCACTCGCTGCTCGCGCGGCAGATGGGTGTCGAGCTCGTCGAGGGCCGCGACCTGTTCTGCCGCGACAACGTCGTCTACATGCGCACCACCGAGGGTGAGCAGCGCGTCGACGTGATCTACCGACGCATCGATGACGACTTCCTCGACCCGATGCAGTTCCGTCCCGACTCGATGCTGGGGGTGGCCGGCCTGCTCAACGCCGCACGTGCGGGCAACGTCGTCATCTCCAGCGCCGTGGGCAACGGCGTCGGCGACGACAAGCTCGTCTACACCTACGTGCCGGAGATCATCCAGTACTACCTCGGCGAGAAGCCGAGCCTGGGCAACGTCGACACCCTGCGGTGCTGGCTCGACGACGAGCGCGAGGAGGTCCTCGACCGCATCGACGAGCTGGTCGTCAAACCCGTTGAGGGATCCGGTGGTTACGGCATCGTGTTCGGACCCGACGCCACCTCCGAGGAGCTCGACACCCTCGCCCGCAAGGTGCGCAACGACCCCCGCGGATGGATCGCGCAGCCGGTGGTCCAGCTGTCCACGGTGCCGACCAAGATCGGCGACAAGCTCCAGCCGCGCCACGTCGACCTACGGCCGTTCGCCGTCAACGACGGCGAGTCGGTGTGGGTGCTGCCCGGTGGTCTCACCCGGGTCGCGCTGCCGGAGGGGTCGCTGGTGGTCAACTCCAGCCAGGGTGGCGGTTCCAAGGACACCTGGGTGCTGGCGTCGCGCTCGTCGGAGTCCGAACGCGAGCTCGGCGGTGAGGAGTTGGTGAGCGGCAAGGACCTGCCGCCGTCCCAGCAGACCGAGCAGGGGCCCGAGGCCACCGCCCACCAGCAGAAAGAGCAGCAGCAACAGCAGCAGCAGGCTCGATCCGACATGCAGTTCCAGTCTCAGGAGGGCACCGAATGA